The Nocardia sp. NBC_00508 nucleotide sequence TTCTCCGCCATGGACGTGAGCAGGTTCTGTGATTCTTCGGACAAGTCGAACGCCCTACTCGACAGCCGTCGCAGTCCGTAGCCCTGCAGCTGGGACAGCAGTTCCAGATCGTGATCGATCTTGGCAGCATAGATGTCGTTGAAGAAGTAGTCCGGCTTGACCTTGAAGAACTTCGCCAGGGCGGCCACCGTCTCATCGGACGGGTTCGTCCGTTGTCCCGACCGCAACTGCGACAGGTACGGTTTCGAGATCGGATGTCCGGAGGCCGTCAGCGCCGCCGCAACCTCCGCGTTGGTATGCGGCTTACGCCCCGGGGGATGCACGGTTTCGAACAGCTTGTTCAGCCGCGCCGCGAAATCAGCCATTGTGAGCCGCCCAATTCCCTTCGCTGTACTAACAGTCGTTATCTCGGATACGTATCATTGATATTAGCGGCTCAGTAACTGAAAACCTACGCCTGATTCCGGATTTCCTTGAAGCTTCTAGGTCGGATCGCGGCGAAGGCACTGGGACGGTTGCGTTTGCGGGTTACCCCAAGGGCTCTCGAGAACCAGGCGTACGACCAGGTTCTGGCCCGTCGTTGCGGTCTCGCCGCAAGGGGTCTTGATAGCGGCAAGATAGCTGACATCTCATCGAC carries:
- a CDS encoding helix-turn-helix domain-containing protein encodes the protein MADFAARLNKLFETVHPPGRKPHTNAEVAAALTASGHPISKPYLSQLRSGQRTNPSDETVAALAKFFKVKPDYFFNDIYAAKIDHDLELLSQLQGYGLRRLSSRAFDLSEESQNLLTSMAEKLRASEGLPEIPPDGTE